A genome region from Anastrepha obliqua isolate idAnaObli1 chromosome 4, idAnaObli1_1.0, whole genome shotgun sequence includes the following:
- the LOC129243546 gene encoding protein lingerer isoform X8, with the protein MVSQSSANAEQKLTCKYSVHINMSTPNRNSGGGRIQKKLNSGSGGGGGGDSATQASNKKTDVLKTEKEKSHPKPTAEQLRIAQITNSNTSEDPQMREKVATLIEMTQRSEEEVCCALYECDNDMERAVVYLFETLPVGAFETSSKKKKNKAASVGQENAGGDGEWTDTNANTDRREKSRNRSSNRGGRGGTDSRGWRGREARENERNLRDSRGGDDRNDNYRRREGGGGGGGRSGGGRGGGYAGRGGRGGGRFGAGGRGTGGRGERGYNSRSSANEDHQEVELWDNTIAQNAEKQQQQLQDDAWGDWDNEEYVGSLKDSKVFTTSNLPNQTAASVVSGGVSNVSGVVSSGTSELLAPPGLEHHLGTSPQQQQQGSHLNTLVGSSIGVAGGSASGVGGGSNIGLNEDNSTGSPTAVQPASVSTTPMMQYSAAVTNSQLSQSQPLTPQQQQQQQPPVVATTLSTTPFGSGADTFSNAATAAANLVQQVQQQQQTQTQIKASATLSAEQSQYFNSLTSQNAAAVQQPLQQQQQQLAATYAQNAAAVQYPTSYANVFGSAAAATTAAAPGLGVVGADQSQISGGVQQPQVRRARAKLPPPSKIPSTAVEMPGDTLNNIGYLDVQFGGLDFGTEESFDALPEKFGAAVTIDGQQQQQQTQSQQLVQSQQDVTTDYQSKSNVQQQQSTLSSGLQSAQLGDTLSSSYAQRATAAVPQQQQQQVVSGGSGVGGVGVGVGVGVSSVGGTSNHTLDLSKSDPYGQSQSATNSTGGYQASAYQTSASVASKTANAYQPSAAGQVYNSSSYANVQSSVANTYQPQSYGSYQQNSMNSYQQQVQQSAVSAQTASNSGGAVNVGGGSSGNATQNIPVVGGSGGNSNANSNTNTGYLSSGYPTQQSAYQSSQSVYGGTGLSNSTGVSSSNVVSSSGAAGNSAVSANSVTNSSATGNSNNSNVNSNSSSVVANNSVSSASNSNVNTNSSSTVSGGGSGAGGSGSGSGGGGGSSSSSNPASAVAAAAAAAAVSSSSNKTSASGMVPNIQMVSQYIQTGLPYYQQPVYSYEDIQMMQQRVPHVQGYYDLNYTPTSLGTGRDNLGSVAYSTMTDARFTRTDNNSSPVSNVSSTMSQQAGSSGPMLNVPYYFYSGNVMPGSFQYGTPAIYPQQIPAANTASGGQFPKPSYSTGYGSTSYDTLSQASQDYTKGAYPSSVNQQTKSQNVANPPQTGTSSDITSSMYGKGHVALNKVNSYEKQNFHSGTPPPFNMPNTQTAGGTSAQPYGMYLPMPTAGHHNMIHQPIHQMDGRIHNSSRRDSNSTGQRQQTSSQSKSAAKQGYSASYWTGQN; encoded by the exons ATGGTCTCTCAGTCGTCTGCAAATGCCGAACAAAAA CTTACTTGTAAATAcagtgtacatataaatatgagcACACCAAATCGAAACAGCGGCGGCGGTcgcatccaaaaaaaattaaattctggcAGCGGTGGAGGCGGAGGTGGGGATTCTGCTACACAGGCATCAAATAAGAAAACAGATGTCttaaagacagaaaaagaaaagtcTCATCCCAAA CCAACCGCTGAACAATTACGCATAGCCCAGATCACCAATAGTAACACATCTGAGGATCCACAAATGCGCGAAAAAGTCGCCACACTTATTGAGATGACGCAACGCTCCGAAGAAGAAGTTTGTTGTGCGTTATATGAGTGCGATAACGATATGGAGCGTGCTGTTGTTTATCTCTTTGAGACCCTTCCAGTG GGAGCAtttgaaacatcatcaaagaagaaaaagaacaaaGCTGCAAGTGTCGGGCAGGAGAACGCCGGTGGTGATGGAGAATGGACTGATACCAATGCTAACACGGACAGACGCGAAAAATCACGCAATCGAAGCAGCAATCGCGGTGGACGTGGGGGCACGGACAGTCGTGGCT GGCGCGGCAGAGAGGCTCGCGAGAACGAGCGTAATTTACGTGATTCACGTGGCGGTGATGATCGCAATGATAACTATCGGCGTAGAGAAGGTGGAGGTGGCGGTGGAGGTCGCAGTGGCGGTGGCCGGGGCGGAGGTTATGCGGGTCGTGGTGGTCGCGGTGGTGGTCGCTTTGGTGCTGGTGGTCGTGGCACTGGTGGCCGCGGTGAACGTGGATACAATTCCCGTTCTAGCGCCAATGAGGATCATCAAGAAGTAGAGCTATGGGACAATACTATTGCTCAGAATGCTgaaaagcaacagcagcaattaCAAGATGACGCCTGGGGCGATTGGGATAATGAAGAGTATGTAGGTTCACTTAAGGATAGTAAAGTATTTACGACGAGCAATCTGCCAAATCAGACTGCAGCAAGTGTGGTTAGCGGTGGTGTTAGTAATGTGAGTGGTGTAGTAAGTAGCGGTACAAGTGAATTGTTAGCGCCACCTGGGTTAGAACATCACTTGGGCACGTccccgcagcagcagcagcaaggaTCTCATTTGAATACGCTTGTTGGCAGCTCAATTGGGGTTGCCGGTGGCAGTGCGTCTGGAGTTGGGGGTGGCAGCAACATTGGTCTAAACGAGGACAACTCAACTGGTAGCCCCACAGCTGTGCAGCCTGCCTCAGTGTCTACAACTCCTATGATGCAATATAGTGCAGCTGTGACTAACTCACAACTGTCGCAATCACAGCCGCTGACtcctcagcagcagcagcagcaacaaccgcCGGTTGTGGCAACCACTCTTAGTACTACACCGTTTGGCAGCGGCGCAGATACATTTTCGAATGCAGCCACAGCGGCTGCTAATTTGGTGCAGCAAgttcagcagcagcaacagacACAAACACAAATTAAAGCTTCGGCCACCCTTTCCGCAGAGCAATCTCAGTATTTCAATTCTTTGACATCGCAGAATGCCGCAGCAGTGCAACAACcattgcaacagcaacaacagcagctggCAGCGACGTATGCACAAAATGCGGCTGCTGTGCAATATCCGACGTCATACGCAAACGTATTTggctcagcagcagcagccaccACAGCGGCAGCTCCTGGCCTTGGCGTAGTGGGCGCTGATCAGTCGCAAATCTCGGGTGGTGTGCAACAGCCACAAGTGCGAAGGGCACGTGCGAAATTGCCACCACCATCGAAG ATACCATCGACTGCTGTGGAAATGCCGGGTGACACGTTGAATAACATTGGTTACCTGGATGTGCAATTTGGCGGCCTAGACTTTGGCACTGAAGAGTCGTTCGACGCTTTGCCAGAGAAGTTTGGTGCAGCAGTGACAATCGATggtcaacagcagcagcaacagacACAGTCGCAGCAACTGGTACAATCACAACAGGATGTAACAACTGATTATCAAAGCAAGTCAAatgtgcagcaacaacaaagcacATTGTCGTCGGGCCTACAAAGTGCACAACTG GGCGACACATTGTCAAGTAGTTACGCACAACGGGCTACAGCAGCAGtgccacagcaacaacaacaacaagttgtCAGCGGTGGAAGTGGTGTTGGTGGTGTGGGCGTgggtgttggtgttggtgtctCGTCGGTTGGTGGCACTTCAAATCACACATTAGATCTATCCAAGAGCGATCCGTATGGCCAGTCACAGAGCGCAACGAACTCGACAGGTGGCTATCAAGCAAGTGCTTACCAAACCAGTGCGTCTGTTGCCAGCAAGACTGCAAATGCCTACCAGCCATCGGCCGCCGGACAAGTGTACAATAGCAGTAGTTATGCAAATGTGCAG TCGTCAGTTGCAAACACATACCAGCCGCAGTCGTACGGTTCGTATCAACAGAATTCCATGAATTCATATCAGCAACAGGTGCAACAGTCAGCAGTGAGCGCTCAGACAGCATCTAATTCGGGCGGCGCTGTAAATGTTGGTGGTGGCAGTAGTGGCAACGCTACACAAAACATTCCCGTAGTTGGTGGCAGCGGTGGCAATAGCAATGCAAA TAGCAATACAAACACTGGATATTTGTCCTCCGGATACCCAACACAGCAAAGTGCATACCAGTCGAGCCAAAGTGTATACGGTGGAACTGGTCTCTCAAATAGCACAGG TGTCTCGTCGAGCAACGTGGTGAGCAGTAGTGGAGCAGCAGGAAACTCAGCAGTGTCAGCCAATTCGGTGACGAATTCGTCTGCAACTGGCAACT CGAACAACTCGAATGTGAACAGTAATAGCTCGAGCGTGGTGGCAAATAATAGTGTGAGCAGCGCTAGCAACAGTAATGTGAATACAAATAGCAGTAGCACTGTGAGCGGCGGTGGCAGCGGTGCTGGCGGCAGTGGTAGTGGTAGTGGCGGCGGCGGCGggagcagcagtagcagcaaccCCGCATCTGCAGTGGCCGCAGCAGCCGCGGCCGCGGCCGTTTCATCATCTTCAAACAAAACAAGCGCTAGTGGAATGGTGCCCAACATCCAAATGGTTAGTCAATATATTCAGACTGGATTGCCATACTATCAGCAACCAGTTTATTCTTACGAGGATATACAAATGATGCAACAGAGAGTGCCACACGTG CAAGGCTATTACGATCTCAACTACACTCCGACTAGTTTGGGAACTGGTCGCGATAATTTGGGCTCTGTAGCATATTCCACCATGACTGATGCTCGTTTCACAAGAACTGACAATAATTCTAGCCCTGTTAGTAAT GTGTCAAGTACAATGTCACAGCAAGCAGGCTCGAGTGGCCCAATGCTAAATGTTCCTTACTACTTCTATAGCGGAAATGTAATGCCTGGCAGTTTTCAATATGGCACACCGGCTATTTACCCG caGCAAATTCCAGCTGCTAACACAGCGTCTGGTGGCCAATTCCCGAAGCCTTCATACAGCACTGGTTACGGTTCGACCAGCTACGATACGTTGTCGCAAGCTTCGCAGGACTACACAAAGGGCGCTTACCCGTCGAGCGTGAATCAGCAGACAAAGTCGCAGAATGTCGCGAATCCGCCTCAAACTGGAACGAGTTCAGACATAACATCGTCCATGTACGGCAAAGGACATGTAGCGCTGAATAAAGTCAAT TCGTATGAGAAACAGAATTTCCATTCGGGCACACCGCCGCCATTTAATATGCCGAATACGCAGACAGCTGGTGGCACCTCGGCTCAGCCCTACGGCATGTATTTACCAATGCCGACAGCAGGTCATCACAACATGATTCACCAACCAATCCATCAG ATGGAC
- the LOC129243546 gene encoding protein lingerer isoform X2 produces MVSQSSANAEQKLTCKYSVHINMSTPNRNSGGGRIQKKLNSGSGGGGGGDSATQASNKKTDVLKTEKEKSHPKPTAEQLRIAQITNSNTSEDPQMREKVATLIEMTQRSEEEVCCALYECDNDMERAVVYLFETLPVGAFETSSKKKKNKAASVGQENAGGDGEWTDTNANTDRREKSRNRSSNRGGRGGTDSRGWRGREARENERNLRDSRGGDDRNDNYRRREGGGGGGGRSGGGRGGGYAGRGGRGGGRFGAGGRGTGGRGERGYNSRSSANEDHQEVELWDNTIAQNAEKQQQQLQDDAWGDWDNEEYVGSLKDSKVFTTSNLPNQTAASVVSGGVSNVSGVVSSGTSELLAPPGLEHHLGTSPQQQQQGSHLNTLVGSSIGVAGGSASGVGGGSNIGLNEDNSTGSPTAVQPASVSTTPMMQYSAAVTNSQLSQSQPLTPQQQQQQQPPVVATTLSTTPFGSGADTFSNAATAAANLVQQVQQQQQTQTQIKASATLSAEQSQYFNSLTSQNAAAVQQPLQQQQQQLAATYAQNAAAVQYPTSYANVFGSAAAATTAAAPGLGVVGADQSQISGGVQQPQVRRARAKLPPPSKIPSTAVEMPGDTLNNIGYLDVQFGGLDFGTEESFDALPEKFGAAVTIDGQQQQQQTQSQQLVQSQQDVTTDYQSKSNVQQQQSTLSSGLQSAQLGDTLSSSYAQRATAAVPQQQQQQVVSGGSGVGGVGVGVGVGVSSVGGTSNHTLDLSKSDPYGQSQSATNSTGGYQASAYQTSASVASKTANAYQPSAAGQVYNSSSYANVQSSVANTYQPQSYGSYQQNSMNSYQQQVQQSAVSAQTASNSGGAVNVGGGSSGNATQNIPVVGGSGGNSNANNTNTGYLSSGYPTQQSAYQSSQSVYGGTGLSNSTGFAGSTNTSSSQYSNFSSSAKLKDAATASSASHYESVSSSNVVSSSGAAGNSAVSANSVTNSSATGNSNNSNVNSNSSSVVANNSVSSASNSNVNTNSSSTVSGGGSGAGGSGSGSGGGGGSSSSSNPASAVAAAAAAAAVSSSSNKTSASGMVPNIQMVSQYIQTGLPYYQQPVYSYEDIQMMQQRVPHVQGYYDLNYTPTSLGTGRDNLGSVAYSTMTDARFTRTDNNSSPVSNVSSTMSQQAGSSGPMLNVPYYFYSGNVMPGSFQYGTPAIYPQQIPAANTASGGQFPKPSYSTGYGSTSYDTLSQASQDYTKGAYPSSVNQQTKSQNVANPPQTGTSSDITSSMYGKGHVALNKVNSYEKQNFHSGTPPPFNMPNTQTAGGTSAQPYGMYLPMPTAGHHNMIHQPIHQMDGRIHNSSRRDSNSTGQRQQTSSQSKSAAKQGYSASYWTGQN; encoded by the exons ATGGTCTCTCAGTCGTCTGCAAATGCCGAACAAAAA CTTACTTGTAAATAcagtgtacatataaatatgagcACACCAAATCGAAACAGCGGCGGCGGTcgcatccaaaaaaaattaaattctggcAGCGGTGGAGGCGGAGGTGGGGATTCTGCTACACAGGCATCAAATAAGAAAACAGATGTCttaaagacagaaaaagaaaagtcTCATCCCAAA CCAACCGCTGAACAATTACGCATAGCCCAGATCACCAATAGTAACACATCTGAGGATCCACAAATGCGCGAAAAAGTCGCCACACTTATTGAGATGACGCAACGCTCCGAAGAAGAAGTTTGTTGTGCGTTATATGAGTGCGATAACGATATGGAGCGTGCTGTTGTTTATCTCTTTGAGACCCTTCCAGTG GGAGCAtttgaaacatcatcaaagaagaaaaagaacaaaGCTGCAAGTGTCGGGCAGGAGAACGCCGGTGGTGATGGAGAATGGACTGATACCAATGCTAACACGGACAGACGCGAAAAATCACGCAATCGAAGCAGCAATCGCGGTGGACGTGGGGGCACGGACAGTCGTGGCT GGCGCGGCAGAGAGGCTCGCGAGAACGAGCGTAATTTACGTGATTCACGTGGCGGTGATGATCGCAATGATAACTATCGGCGTAGAGAAGGTGGAGGTGGCGGTGGAGGTCGCAGTGGCGGTGGCCGGGGCGGAGGTTATGCGGGTCGTGGTGGTCGCGGTGGTGGTCGCTTTGGTGCTGGTGGTCGTGGCACTGGTGGCCGCGGTGAACGTGGATACAATTCCCGTTCTAGCGCCAATGAGGATCATCAAGAAGTAGAGCTATGGGACAATACTATTGCTCAGAATGCTgaaaagcaacagcagcaattaCAAGATGACGCCTGGGGCGATTGGGATAATGAAGAGTATGTAGGTTCACTTAAGGATAGTAAAGTATTTACGACGAGCAATCTGCCAAATCAGACTGCAGCAAGTGTGGTTAGCGGTGGTGTTAGTAATGTGAGTGGTGTAGTAAGTAGCGGTACAAGTGAATTGTTAGCGCCACCTGGGTTAGAACATCACTTGGGCACGTccccgcagcagcagcagcaaggaTCTCATTTGAATACGCTTGTTGGCAGCTCAATTGGGGTTGCCGGTGGCAGTGCGTCTGGAGTTGGGGGTGGCAGCAACATTGGTCTAAACGAGGACAACTCAACTGGTAGCCCCACAGCTGTGCAGCCTGCCTCAGTGTCTACAACTCCTATGATGCAATATAGTGCAGCTGTGACTAACTCACAACTGTCGCAATCACAGCCGCTGACtcctcagcagcagcagcagcaacaaccgcCGGTTGTGGCAACCACTCTTAGTACTACACCGTTTGGCAGCGGCGCAGATACATTTTCGAATGCAGCCACAGCGGCTGCTAATTTGGTGCAGCAAgttcagcagcagcaacagacACAAACACAAATTAAAGCTTCGGCCACCCTTTCCGCAGAGCAATCTCAGTATTTCAATTCTTTGACATCGCAGAATGCCGCAGCAGTGCAACAACcattgcaacagcaacaacagcagctggCAGCGACGTATGCACAAAATGCGGCTGCTGTGCAATATCCGACGTCATACGCAAACGTATTTggctcagcagcagcagccaccACAGCGGCAGCTCCTGGCCTTGGCGTAGTGGGCGCTGATCAGTCGCAAATCTCGGGTGGTGTGCAACAGCCACAAGTGCGAAGGGCACGTGCGAAATTGCCACCACCATCGAAG ATACCATCGACTGCTGTGGAAATGCCGGGTGACACGTTGAATAACATTGGTTACCTGGATGTGCAATTTGGCGGCCTAGACTTTGGCACTGAAGAGTCGTTCGACGCTTTGCCAGAGAAGTTTGGTGCAGCAGTGACAATCGATggtcaacagcagcagcaacagacACAGTCGCAGCAACTGGTACAATCACAACAGGATGTAACAACTGATTATCAAAGCAAGTCAAatgtgcagcaacaacaaagcacATTGTCGTCGGGCCTACAAAGTGCACAACTG GGCGACACATTGTCAAGTAGTTACGCACAACGGGCTACAGCAGCAGtgccacagcaacaacaacaacaagttgtCAGCGGTGGAAGTGGTGTTGGTGGTGTGGGCGTgggtgttggtgttggtgtctCGTCGGTTGGTGGCACTTCAAATCACACATTAGATCTATCCAAGAGCGATCCGTATGGCCAGTCACAGAGCGCAACGAACTCGACAGGTGGCTATCAAGCAAGTGCTTACCAAACCAGTGCGTCTGTTGCCAGCAAGACTGCAAATGCCTACCAGCCATCGGCCGCCGGACAAGTGTACAATAGCAGTAGTTATGCAAATGTGCAG TCGTCAGTTGCAAACACATACCAGCCGCAGTCGTACGGTTCGTATCAACAGAATTCCATGAATTCATATCAGCAACAGGTGCAACAGTCAGCAGTGAGCGCTCAGACAGCATCTAATTCGGGCGGCGCTGTAAATGTTGGTGGTGGCAGTAGTGGCAACGCTACACAAAACATTCCCGTAGTTGGTGGCAGCGGTGGCAATAGCAATGCAAA CAATACAAACACTGGATATTTGTCCTCCGGATACCCAACACAGCAAAGTGCATACCAGTCGAGCCAAAGTGTATACGGTGGAACTGGTCTCTCAAATAGCACAGG GTTCGCGGGTAGCACAAACACTTCGTCCTCTCAATACAGTAACTTTAGTTCTAGTGCTAAATTGAAGGATGCGGCAACAGCGTCCAGTGCTTCGCATTATGAGAG TGTCTCGTCGAGCAACGTGGTGAGCAGTAGTGGAGCAGCAGGAAACTCAGCAGTGTCAGCCAATTCGGTGACGAATTCGTCTGCAACTGGCAACT CGAACAACTCGAATGTGAACAGTAATAGCTCGAGCGTGGTGGCAAATAATAGTGTGAGCAGCGCTAGCAACAGTAATGTGAATACAAATAGCAGTAGCACTGTGAGCGGCGGTGGCAGCGGTGCTGGCGGCAGTGGTAGTGGTAGTGGCGGCGGCGGCGggagcagcagtagcagcaaccCCGCATCTGCAGTGGCCGCAGCAGCCGCGGCCGCGGCCGTTTCATCATCTTCAAACAAAACAAGCGCTAGTGGAATGGTGCCCAACATCCAAATGGTTAGTCAATATATTCAGACTGGATTGCCATACTATCAGCAACCAGTTTATTCTTACGAGGATATACAAATGATGCAACAGAGAGTGCCACACGTG CAAGGCTATTACGATCTCAACTACACTCCGACTAGTTTGGGAACTGGTCGCGATAATTTGGGCTCTGTAGCATATTCCACCATGACTGATGCTCGTTTCACAAGAACTGACAATAATTCTAGCCCTGTTAGTAAT GTGTCAAGTACAATGTCACAGCAAGCAGGCTCGAGTGGCCCAATGCTAAATGTTCCTTACTACTTCTATAGCGGAAATGTAATGCCTGGCAGTTTTCAATATGGCACACCGGCTATTTACCCG caGCAAATTCCAGCTGCTAACACAGCGTCTGGTGGCCAATTCCCGAAGCCTTCATACAGCACTGGTTACGGTTCGACCAGCTACGATACGTTGTCGCAAGCTTCGCAGGACTACACAAAGGGCGCTTACCCGTCGAGCGTGAATCAGCAGACAAAGTCGCAGAATGTCGCGAATCCGCCTCAAACTGGAACGAGTTCAGACATAACATCGTCCATGTACGGCAAAGGACATGTAGCGCTGAATAAAGTCAAT TCGTATGAGAAACAGAATTTCCATTCGGGCACACCGCCGCCATTTAATATGCCGAATACGCAGACAGCTGGTGGCACCTCGGCTCAGCCCTACGGCATGTATTTACCAATGCCGACAGCAGGTCATCACAACATGATTCACCAACCAATCCATCAG ATGGAC